A window from Nitrospira sp. ND1 encodes these proteins:
- a CDS encoding glutamate synthase subunit beta: MGDPKGFLKYAREGPKRKPVELRVLDWKEMYEPIAEDKLKVQGARCMDCGVPFCQGNTGCPVVNLIPEWNDLVYRGRWKDALKALHTTNNFPEFTGRLCPAPCEGACVLGINSDPVSIRVLEWNIIDRGFNEGLVEPAMPVRKTGKTVAIIGSGPAGLAAAQQLARAGHTVTVFEKSDRIGGLLRYGIPDFKMEKWVIDRRLEQMKAEGVEFKTGVTVGKDMTGEQLRQQFDAVGLTMGAEMARDLPVPGRELKGIHFAMEYLTQQNKRTAGISVSEEPITAKGKRVIIIGGGDTGSDCLGTAHRQGCSEAHQFEVLPEPPPSRSTSTPWPLWPMQLRTSHAHEEGCDRQWSVSTTKFTGHNGHVTKLHANRVKFEGGKFVSMPNTDFELDADLVLLAMGFTGPVRNGFLDSLGVTYDARGCVTVDDNFMTNLDGVFAGGDTKRGASLIVWAIAEGRKMAAGVDKYLQANKSVKTGR; this comes from the coding sequence ATGGGTGATCCAAAAGGCTTTCTAAAATACGCGCGTGAGGGACCGAAGCGGAAACCGGTCGAGTTGCGTGTGCTCGATTGGAAGGAAATGTACGAGCCGATCGCTGAGGACAAGCTTAAGGTCCAGGGCGCCCGTTGCATGGATTGCGGTGTGCCCTTTTGTCAGGGCAATACCGGTTGTCCGGTCGTGAACCTGATCCCGGAGTGGAACGATCTCGTCTACCGCGGGCGCTGGAAAGATGCGCTCAAAGCCCTGCACACCACGAATAATTTTCCCGAGTTCACCGGTCGGCTCTGCCCCGCGCCCTGCGAAGGGGCCTGCGTATTGGGTATCAACAGCGATCCCGTGTCGATCCGTGTGCTGGAATGGAACATCATCGACCGTGGCTTCAACGAAGGCCTGGTCGAACCGGCCATGCCGGTCAGAAAAACCGGCAAGACCGTCGCGATCATCGGTTCAGGACCGGCCGGTTTGGCGGCGGCGCAACAGCTGGCGCGGGCGGGACACACGGTGACGGTGTTCGAGAAGTCCGATCGCATCGGCGGGTTGTTGCGCTACGGGATTCCCGATTTCAAAATGGAAAAGTGGGTGATCGACCGGCGGCTGGAACAGATGAAGGCCGAAGGGGTGGAGTTCAAGACCGGCGTCACCGTGGGTAAAGATATGACTGGCGAGCAGTTACGCCAACAGTTCGACGCAGTCGGGCTGACCATGGGCGCCGAGATGGCGCGTGACCTGCCGGTCCCCGGTCGGGAACTCAAGGGCATCCATTTCGCCATGGAGTATCTGACCCAACAAAATAAGCGAACGGCAGGCATTTCCGTCTCCGAGGAACCAATCACCGCCAAGGGCAAACGGGTCATCATCATCGGCGGCGGCGATACCGGGTCCGATTGTCTGGGAACCGCACATCGTCAGGGGTGCAGCGAAGCCCACCAGTTTGAAGTGTTGCCGGAGCCGCCCCCGTCGCGTTCGACTTCGACGCCCTGGCCGCTTTGGCCCATGCAACTCCGCACGTCGCATGCGCACGAAGAAGGCTGCGATCGCCAGTGGAGCGTCTCCACCACCAAGTTTACCGGCCATAACGGCCATGTCACCAAGCTGCATGCCAATCGCGTCAAGTTCGAGGGCGGCAAGTTCGTGTCGATGCCGAATACGGACTTTGAATTGGATGCGGACCTCGTGTTGCTCGCCATGGGTTTCACGGGCCCGGTCAGAAACGGTTTTCTCGACAGCCTCGGCGTCACCTATGATGCGCGCGGTTGCGTCACCGTGGACGACAACTTCATGACCAACCTCGACGGCGTCTTTGCCGGCGGCGATACCAAGCGCGGCGCCTCCCTCATCGTCTGGGCCATCGCCGAAGGGCGCAAGATGGCGGCAGGCGTGGATAAGTATCTGCAAGCGAATAAGTCTGTGAAGACTGGCCGCTGA
- the gltB gene encoding glutamate synthase large subunit encodes MNVPGLPPKQGLYDPQHEKDACGVGFVVDIKGQRSHQIVQQGLQVLESLTHRGAQGCDPCTGDGAGILLQVPHEFFKRAAKDCGIKLPGAGEYGVGMVFLPPDADARVQCETVFNRVIKDANAKLLGWRDVPVKSDAIGELARTTEPFMRQVFIARGIFTDDEFERRLYVIRKCAERAVRESAIEGREYFYIPSLSSSTIVYKGLLLPHQIPQYYQDLTDSSVTSGLALVHSRFSTNTFPTWPLAHPYRYICHNGEINTLKGNVNWMRARQGRLNTELFGEDMQKLFPIVYENQSDSACLDNALEFLVLGGRSLPHAMMMLIPEPWVANPQMDLDRRGFYEYHAAMQEPWDGPAAVCFTDGKLIGATLDRNGLRPCRYQVTTDGLVVLASEAGVLPMDPQRIRQKGRLMPGRMFLVDTVQGRIIDDEEVKADIVRRKPYRSWVAQYRISLDELPDPINVPQPDHPTIRQRQQAFGYTVEELKMVITPMVVEGQEAISSMGTDTPLAVLSDRPQLLFKYFKQLFAQVTNPPIDPIREELVMSLTTSIGPKPNLMDENPESCRRIRVKQPILTNADLQKIREINDPNFKSKTLKMLFRVAEGPEGLGAAVDDLCRQASQAIREGYKFLILSDRGVNADYAPIPSLLGVAAVHHHLVRECTRTEVGLTVETGEPRDVHHFACLIGFGAGTVNPYLVFESLVDLERDGYFPEGLDAPTAEGKFIKAINKGLLKIFSKMGISTVQSYCGAQIFEAIGLNHELIDRYFTGTPSRIEGISIREIGEETLRRHRVAYEPAPIRQLDFGGEIHYRIQGEHHNWNPDTIYKLQHATKNNDPKTFAEFSQLVNDESRRRSNLRGLLEFKFQPEAIPLDEVEPAKDIVKRFTTGAMSFGSISKEAHETLAIAMNRLGAKSNTGEGGEDPERFAPLPNGDSRNSYIKQVASARFGVTSHYLVNAKELQIKMAQGAKPGEGGQLPGHKVDENIARLRYSTPGVQLISPPPHHDIYSIEDLAQLIFDLKNANSDAAVSVKLVSEVGVGTVAAGVAKAHADKVLISGDSGGTGASPLSSIKYAGVPWELGLAETHQTLVLNDLRGRIRVETDGQMKTGRDVAIAALLGAEEYGFATAPLIIEGCIMMRKCHLNTCPVGIATQDPVLRKKFTGQPEHVVNFFFFIAEELRQIMAKLGFRTINEMVGRVDKLKIHKAVEHWKAKGLDLTPLLKMPEVGPEVSRYCVQKQDHGIADILDRKLIEQCRPAIDRGEKVTLELPIRNLNRTVGTMLSSQIAKKYGLEGLPADTITIKFNGSAGQSFGAFLSRGITLVLEGESNDYIGKGLSGGKIIVFPPKNAIYTPEETILVGNTSLYGGTQGEAYFYGMAGERFAVRNSGVRAVVEGTGDHGCEYMTGGAVAVLGRTGRNFAAGMSGGVAFVLNELDKFQSRCNLGMVELEQVTSDDDKKLLHDMITSHFMYTGSRNAKRILDGWEVILPKFVKVMPIDYKRVLAERKAAAAKVAK; translated from the coding sequence GGTTATATGATCCTCAGCACGAAAAAGATGCGTGCGGGGTCGGGTTTGTCGTCGATATCAAGGGCCAGCGCTCGCACCAGATCGTGCAGCAGGGCCTGCAGGTATTGGAGAGTCTGACTCATCGAGGGGCGCAAGGCTGCGATCCCTGCACCGGCGACGGCGCAGGCATTCTCCTTCAAGTGCCGCATGAGTTTTTTAAGCGCGCGGCAAAAGACTGCGGGATCAAGCTGCCCGGCGCGGGCGAGTACGGCGTGGGTATGGTGTTCCTGCCGCCCGATGCCGATGCCCGTGTGCAGTGCGAGACGGTGTTTAACCGCGTCATCAAAGACGCCAACGCCAAGTTGCTCGGCTGGCGCGATGTGCCGGTCAAGAGCGACGCAATCGGTGAGCTGGCTCGCACGACCGAACCATTCATGCGGCAGGTGTTCATCGCCCGGGGAATTTTCACGGACGACGAATTCGAGCGCCGTTTGTATGTGATCCGGAAGTGCGCAGAGCGGGCGGTGCGGGAATCCGCCATCGAAGGGCGTGAGTACTTCTATATCCCGAGCCTGTCCAGCAGCACCATCGTGTATAAGGGGCTGTTACTTCCGCATCAGATTCCCCAGTACTATCAAGACCTGACCGACAGCAGCGTGACGAGCGGCCTGGCCCTCGTGCACTCGCGATTCAGCACGAATACCTTCCCGACCTGGCCGCTGGCCCATCCCTATCGCTACATTTGCCACAACGGCGAAATCAACACGTTGAAGGGCAATGTGAATTGGATGCGCGCACGGCAAGGGCGGCTGAACACCGAACTGTTCGGCGAGGACATGCAGAAACTGTTTCCCATCGTGTACGAGAACCAGAGCGATTCGGCCTGTTTGGACAACGCGCTCGAATTTCTGGTGCTCGGCGGGCGGTCGTTGCCGCACGCGATGATGATGTTGATTCCCGAACCCTGGGTCGCCAATCCGCAGATGGACCTGGATCGCCGTGGATTCTACGAGTACCACGCGGCCATGCAGGAACCCTGGGACGGACCGGCGGCCGTTTGCTTTACCGACGGCAAGCTGATCGGCGCCACGCTGGATCGGAACGGACTCCGTCCGTGCCGCTATCAGGTGACCACCGACGGTCTGGTGGTGCTGGCGTCCGAAGCGGGCGTGCTTCCGATGGACCCGCAGCGGATTCGTCAGAAGGGCCGTTTGATGCCAGGACGGATGTTCCTCGTGGACACCGTGCAAGGCCGCATCATCGACGACGAAGAAGTCAAAGCCGATATCGTGCGTCGCAAGCCCTATCGTTCCTGGGTGGCTCAATATCGGATTTCGCTCGATGAGTTGCCGGATCCGATCAACGTGCCGCAGCCTGATCATCCCACGATCCGGCAGCGCCAGCAGGCGTTCGGCTACACCGTCGAAGAACTGAAGATGGTCATCACGCCTATGGTGGTGGAAGGGCAGGAAGCGATCTCGTCGATGGGCACGGACACGCCGCTGGCGGTGTTGTCGGATCGGCCGCAATTGCTGTTCAAATACTTCAAGCAACTGTTTGCGCAGGTCACGAATCCGCCGATCGATCCGATCCGCGAAGAACTCGTGATGTCGCTCACGACCAGCATCGGGCCCAAGCCCAATCTGATGGATGAAAATCCGGAGTCCTGCCGGCGTATCCGGGTGAAGCAGCCGATCCTGACGAACGCCGATCTGCAGAAGATCCGCGAGATTAACGACCCCAATTTCAAGAGCAAGACGCTGAAGATGTTGTTCCGCGTCGCCGAAGGCCCGGAAGGGTTGGGCGCGGCGGTGGACGATCTCTGCCGCCAGGCCTCGCAGGCGATTCGTGAAGGATACAAGTTCCTCATCCTCAGCGACCGCGGGGTCAATGCGGACTACGCCCCGATTCCGAGTCTGCTCGGCGTCGCGGCGGTGCACCATCACCTGGTGCGGGAATGCACGAGAACCGAAGTCGGCCTGACGGTGGAAACCGGCGAGCCGCGCGATGTCCATCACTTCGCTTGTCTGATCGGTTTCGGAGCCGGGACGGTGAATCCCTACCTGGTGTTCGAGTCGCTGGTGGACTTGGAGCGTGACGGCTATTTCCCCGAAGGGCTCGACGCACCGACCGCGGAAGGCAAGTTCATCAAAGCCATTAACAAAGGCTTGCTCAAGATTTTCTCGAAGATGGGCATCTCCACGGTCCAATCCTATTGCGGCGCGCAGATTTTCGAAGCGATCGGACTCAATCACGAATTGATCGACCGCTATTTCACCGGCACGCCGTCGCGGATCGAAGGCATCAGCATCCGCGAAATCGGTGAAGAGACATTGCGCCGTCACCGCGTGGCCTACGAGCCGGCCCCGATCCGGCAGTTGGATTTCGGCGGCGAGATTCACTATCGCATCCAGGGCGAGCACCATAACTGGAATCCGGACACCATCTATAAGTTGCAGCATGCGACGAAGAATAACGACCCCAAGACCTTTGCCGAGTTCTCCCAATTGGTGAACGACGAAAGCAGGCGCCGGTCGAATCTGCGCGGTCTGCTGGAGTTCAAGTTCCAGCCTGAGGCGATTCCCCTCGACGAGGTGGAGCCGGCGAAGGACATCGTGAAGCGCTTCACGACCGGCGCGATGTCGTTCGGGTCGATCAGCAAAGAGGCCCACGAGACGCTGGCGATCGCGATGAACCGGCTGGGCGCGAAGAGCAACACCGGCGAAGGCGGCGAAGATCCCGAGCGGTTTGCGCCGCTGCCGAACGGCGATTCCAGAAACAGCTATATCAAACAGGTGGCGTCGGCACGGTTCGGAGTCACGAGCCACTACCTCGTGAATGCCAAGGAACTCCAGATCAAGATGGCCCAGGGGGCCAAGCCGGGTGAAGGCGGACAGCTTCCCGGTCATAAGGTGGATGAGAACATTGCGCGACTGCGGTATTCGACACCGGGCGTGCAGCTGATTTCCCCGCCGCCGCACCATGACATTTATTCGATCGAAGACCTGGCGCAGCTGATCTTTGACTTGAAGAATGCGAACTCCGATGCGGCCGTCTCGGTCAAGCTGGTCTCTGAAGTCGGAGTGGGCACGGTGGCCGCCGGTGTGGCGAAGGCCCATGCGGACAAGGTCCTGATCAGCGGCGACTCCGGCGGAACCGGGGCTTCTCCGCTCTCGTCCATCAAGTATGCCGGTGTGCCCTGGGAACTGGGATTGGCGGAAACGCATCAGACGCTCGTCCTCAACGACCTGCGCGGCCGGATCCGGGTCGAAACCGACGGCCAGATGAAGACCGGACGCGACGTGGCCATTGCCGCCCTCTTGGGCGCGGAAGAGTATGGATTTGCGACGGCCCCGCTCATCATCGAAGGCTGCATCATGATGCGGAAGTGCCACCTCAATACCTGCCCAGTCGGCATTGCCACGCAGGACCCGGTGTTGCGCAAAAAGTTCACCGGCCAGCCGGAACATGTCGTCAATTTCTTCTTCTTCATCGCGGAAGAGTTGCGGCAGATCATGGCGAAGCTGGGATTCCGGACCATCAACGAGATGGTCGGCCGCGTGGACAAACTGAAGATTCACAAGGCCGTCGAACATTGGAAGGCCAAGGGGCTGGATTTGACGCCGCTGCTCAAGATGCCGGAAGTCGGTCCTGAGGTTTCCCGCTACTGCGTGCAGAAGCAGGATCACGGGATTGCGGACATTTTGGATCGGAAGCTCATTGAGCAATGCCGACCGGCGATCGATCGCGGCGAAAAGGTCACGCTCGAACTGCCGATCCGGAATTTGAATCGCACCGTCGGGACGATGCTCTCCAGCCAGATCGCAAAGAAATACGGCTTGGAAGGGTTGCCCGCCGATACGATTACGATCAAGTTCAACGGGTCAGCCGGACAATCGTTCGGAGCCTTTCTCTCGCGCGGCATCACGCTGGTGCTGGAAGGTGAGTCGAACGATTACATCGGCAAGGGCCTCTCGGGCGGCAAGATCATCGTCTTCCCGCCGAAGAACGCGATTTACACGCCGGAAGAAACCATCCTGGTCGGCAATACCTCCCTGTACGGTGGAACGCAGGGCGAAGCCTATTTCTACGGCATGGCCGGGGAACGGTTCGCGGTGCGGAACAGTGGCGTGAGGGCTGTCGTCGAAGGGACCGGCGACCATGGCTGCGAATACATGACCGGCGGCGCGGTGGCGGTATTGGGCCGCACGGGCAGGAATTTCGCCGCGGGTATGTCCGGCGGCGTGGCGTTTGTGCTGAACGAACTGGATAAATTCCAGTCGCGCTGCAACCTGGGCATGGTGGAGTTGGAGCAGGTCACGAGCGACGACGATAAAAAGTTGTTGCACGACATGATCACCTCCCACTTCATGTATACCGGCAGTCGGAATGCCAAGCGTATCCTGGATGGCTGGGAAGTGATCCTGCCGAAGTTCGTGAAGGTGATGCCGATTGACTACAAGCGTGTGCTGGCCGAACGGAAAGCGGCGGCGGCTAAAGTAGCCAAGTAA